The Desulfovibrio inopinatus DSM 10711 genome includes a region encoding these proteins:
- a CDS encoding SLC13 family permease: protein MPSSTPSASSSTAIMSMTPQHRAALVAILLTTTFLLAHGSKNDTLLNPAIIIVLSIVLWATSWIPGWLTGLVFFSLCMVAHVAPAADIFAGFTSSATWLILSGLVIGASIQYTGLGDRLASGLAPRIGRSFARAILLVASFSIALAFAMPSSMGRVLLLLPILRALADHLGYAENSKGHRGIILAGVFGTFLPTFTILPSNIPNNVFVGTLETVLGLTPTFGTYLLLHFPVLGLLKLTILALLLIRLFHDEPSPTTYTTPTFSQHITPQEIHLSIVLGIAVTLWATDAWHGISAAWVGMPIAVWCLYPGSGLLGKNPSTALKVEPILYVAAIVSMGVLADQSGLGAWVAHHVVHLLPLDPQTPEINFGILAGLSSLMGFVVTMPGIPPIMTPLVPSLVHATDWSPLTIAMTQVVAFSTVILPYQAPPLIVAIQSGYTSTRDVTRTCLLMAAITLLVLWPLDYLWWMYLGMFSS, encoded by the coding sequence GTGCCCTCATCGACACCGTCCGCCTCTTCCTCAACAGCAATCATGTCTATGACGCCACAACATAGAGCTGCACTTGTCGCTATTCTTCTTACGACTACGTTTTTGCTCGCCCACGGGTCGAAGAACGATACACTGCTCAATCCGGCTATCATCATTGTCTTATCCATCGTCTTATGGGCAACAAGCTGGATACCGGGGTGGCTGACCGGACTCGTTTTCTTTTCTCTTTGCATGGTTGCGCACGTCGCTCCGGCTGCTGATATTTTTGCCGGATTTACCTCATCCGCAACGTGGCTCATTTTATCTGGTTTGGTCATTGGCGCGTCCATACAGTATACCGGGCTCGGCGATCGATTGGCATCCGGTCTTGCTCCACGCATAGGCCGCTCTTTTGCCCGTGCCATTCTACTGGTTGCCTCCTTCAGTATAGCACTGGCGTTTGCCATGCCCTCCTCAATGGGACGTGTCCTTTTGTTATTGCCTATCTTGCGTGCGTTGGCCGACCATTTGGGGTATGCCGAAAACAGCAAGGGGCACCGAGGCATTATTCTCGCCGGTGTGTTTGGGACATTTTTACCGACATTTACCATTCTCCCATCCAATATTCCCAACAATGTCTTCGTCGGGACGCTGGAAACCGTTCTCGGTCTCACACCAACATTCGGGACATATCTGCTGTTACACTTTCCCGTCCTTGGTTTATTGAAATTGACCATACTGGCACTTCTCCTCATACGCTTATTTCACGACGAACCATCACCCACAACATATACAACACCAACATTTTCCCAACACATAACTCCACAAGAGATACACTTATCTATTGTTTTGGGTATCGCCGTCACGTTATGGGCCACGGACGCATGGCATGGTATATCAGCAGCTTGGGTCGGTATGCCAATTGCTGTCTGGTGCTTGTATCCGGGAAGCGGATTGTTGGGAAAAAATCCATCTACGGCGTTGAAAGTTGAACCGATTTTGTATGTTGCGGCCATTGTCAGCATGGGAGTTCTTGCAGATCAAAGCGGACTCGGAGCTTGGGTTGCTCACCATGTCGTACACCTTCTTCCCCTTGATCCCCAGACTCCTGAAATAAATTTCGGTATCTTGGCCGGTCTGTCTTCGCTCATGGGATTCGTCGTCACTATGCCCGGTATTCCACCTATCATGACGCCTCTTGTCCCTTCTCTGGTGCATGCCACAGATTGGTCTCCCCTCACCATCGCCATGACCCAAGTTGTTGCATTTTCAACGGTGATCCTCCCTTACCAGGCTCCACCACTTATTGTAGCAATCCAGTCCGGATATACCTCAACACGAGACGTCACCCGGACATGCCTCCTCATGGCCGCAATCACGCTTCTTGTCTTGTGGCCTTTGGACTATCTCTGGTGGATGTATTTAGGGATGTTTTCGTCGTAG
- a CDS encoding helix-turn-helix transcriptional regulator, protein MSPKKRKGYRHLPAFLLLAVAHGPGHGAALLVRMQELLPVNAVDSGAVYRTLAELEKDGEIKGTWDTESRGPAKKIYHITEAGWEQLNFWREDITYRVRLLTRFLDLTDNITASSSKE, encoded by the coding sequence ATGTCACCTAAGAAAAGAAAAGGATATCGTCATCTTCCCGCTTTCTTACTGCTCGCAGTAGCGCACGGCCCAGGACATGGAGCCGCTCTCCTGGTGCGTATGCAAGAGCTTTTACCGGTCAACGCTGTAGATTCCGGGGCCGTTTATCGAACACTGGCAGAGCTTGAAAAGGATGGCGAAATAAAAGGAACCTGGGACACCGAAAGCAGAGGCCCAGCAAAAAAAATATATCACATCACAGAAGCTGGCTGGGAGCAACTCAACTTTTGGCGAGAGGATATCACGTACCGTGTACGTCTCCTGACACGTTTTCTTGATCTCACGGACAATATCACCGCCAGTTCATCAAAGGAGTAA
- a CDS encoding bifunctional folylpolyglutamate synthase/dihydrofolate synthase has protein sequence MQIPPAIPFVHFSDFTEYLDRLGLFHMDLGLERIASALSQLGLHENAPLTVQVVGTNGKGSTVTFLERLFFEHGQTTGLYTSPHFVDVRERIAINGKVLDKNVWIDAVNAVLAASSSREADRLTYFELLTVMAAWLFRKSNVSVQIYEAGLGGTHDATTALPRHILAVTPIGLDHTAVLGDTLEAIASDKAGAISAGMTLVTGMQENSVSVTLSQTAYGNDADIVFAQTILDQWEAQGFPVNEILTTTPYRLPGAFQTGNAGLALATFFLSCESIGVTPQPDAVRRALSHAFLPGRMQFLGTNPQLLLDGAHNPPALQVLHQELQNRGLRPEAIIYTALKDKDITACAEFVRKLSDGPIFVPGLPGNERSYDPEELAHFIGPRAQAYPDPVSALQAAQDTTQSLVLVCGSLYLVGAILQHAGWQPDSL, from the coding sequence ATGCAAATTCCCCCTGCTATTCCGTTTGTTCATTTCTCCGATTTTACGGAGTACCTTGACCGCCTTGGGTTATTCCATATGGATTTAGGTCTTGAGCGTATTGCGTCGGCATTATCGCAACTCGGTTTGCACGAGAATGCTCCTTTAACTGTTCAGGTTGTCGGGACCAATGGGAAAGGTTCTACGGTGACGTTTCTGGAACGATTATTTTTCGAACATGGTCAAACAACGGGATTGTACACCTCCCCGCATTTTGTCGATGTTCGCGAACGCATCGCCATAAACGGCAAGGTTCTGGATAAAAATGTTTGGATCGACGCTGTCAATGCCGTATTGGCGGCTTCGTCATCCCGAGAAGCCGACCGGTTAACATACTTTGAACTTCTGACGGTTATGGCAGCCTGGCTTTTTCGAAAGAGCAACGTCAGTGTCCAGATTTATGAAGCCGGGCTTGGTGGAACGCACGACGCAACGACCGCCCTGCCTCGCCATATTCTTGCTGTCACCCCCATAGGTCTGGATCACACCGCGGTCCTCGGAGATACCCTTGAGGCCATTGCTTCGGATAAAGCTGGTGCCATATCTGCCGGTATGACGCTTGTTACCGGTATGCAGGAAAATTCTGTTTCTGTTACTCTGAGCCAGACAGCCTATGGCAATGATGCCGACATTGTTTTTGCACAAACGATTCTCGACCAGTGGGAAGCCCAAGGCTTTCCCGTGAATGAAATTCTCACGACGACACCATATCGTTTGCCCGGTGCATTCCAGACCGGTAACGCCGGCCTGGCTCTGGCAACCTTCTTTTTATCTTGCGAGAGTATTGGGGTTACACCTCAACCCGATGCCGTCCGTCGGGCTCTTTCTCATGCATTCCTTCCCGGACGTATGCAATTCCTTGGTACTAATCCGCAATTGCTCTTGGATGGAGCCCACAATCCACCTGCATTGCAGGTACTCCACCAAGAGCTTCAAAATCGCGGATTACGGCCCGAAGCAATCATTTATACCGCCCTGAAAGACAAAGATATCACCGCATGTGCCGAGTTCGTCCGCAAACTCAGTGACGGCCCCATTTTCGTTCCAGGTCTACCCGGCAATGAACGCTCCTATGACCCAGAAGAACTTGCGCATTTCATCGGACCACGCGCACAAGCCTACCCCGATCCGGTGAGTGCCCTCCAAGCTGCACAAGACACGACGCAATCACTCGTCCTTGTTTGCGGTTCACTCTACCTTGTCGGAGCGATTCTCCAACATGCAGGCTGGCAGCCCGATTCGTTGTAA